The Lolium perenne isolate Kyuss_39 chromosome 6, Kyuss_2.0, whole genome shotgun sequence genome segment AAATGATAGTCGATGTTGGGTGTGGAATCGGTGGTAGCTCAAGATACCTGGCGAACAAATACGGAGCACAGTGTCGCGGGATCACATTGAGCCCTGTGCAAGCTGAGAGAGGAAATGCCCTCGCTGCGGCACAGGGGTTGTCGGATAAGGTGTGCCTTACTGTTCCACTCTTGGCAATTGGTTTGGGATTTCAGTTGGTTTTAACGCTAGGAGTAACAATGTTGTGGACATGCTTGGCATAGGCTTCTTTCCAAGTTGCTGATGCTCTGGATCAACCTTTTCCCGATGGGCAGTTTGATCTAGTTTGGTCTATGGAGAGTGGTGAGCACATGCCGAACAAAAAGAAGGTAAACATACTTCTGAAAAGAAACCTAACAGTACGTGTCACTGCAAAACCATAAATTAGCCCACTCACCTGATGAAAATTAGTATTGGGTATTATGTCAAATCCTACTGAATCATGTATCAGTTCGTAGGCgagctggcacgcgtcgcagctcCTGGAGCACCGATCATCATTGTTACCTGGTGCCATAGGAACCTAGCGCTGTCTGAAGACTCATTGAAACCTGACGAGCTGAATCTCTTGAAAAAGATTTGTGATGCATATTACCTCCCAGATTGGTGCTCGCCTAATGATTATGTCAAGATTGCCGAGTCATTGTCCCTTGAGGTATTTctttccccccccccccaaattagGAGCTCTGAATTAATTTGATTGATTCTATCTACCTCATACACAAATTTGCACGATCTCACACTTGTACTGTCTGAGATATCAGGATATCAAGACGGCTGACTGGTCGGAAAACGTTGCACCATTTTGGCCTGCTGTTATCCAATCAGCACTGACATGGAAAGGCTTCACTTCTCTTCTAAGAAGTGGTATGATCTTAGCTTCTTTCCCACTCTGTACGGCCCATCAGCTGCACCAAAATGAAACgatctgttcatgattctttttggACTGATTTACATCTCAACTTGGGCTTTACCCATCTGAAGGATGGAAGACGATAAAGGGAGCACTGGTGATGCCTCTCATGATTCAAGGCTACAAGAAAGGCCTCATCAAGTTCACCATCATCACCTGCCGCAAACCCCAAACAGCCATAGAAGGAGAAGAAACTCCCATTGCTAGCCCAGCATAGGATGATAGAAACCACATGATTGTGATTTCTCCATTGTAATACACTCGGCATGCTGAAGCCTTGTAGCTGAATAATTTGTGTTGCCCTACCTCTGTACCTTAGTGTCATATAATAAACGTGGCTTCTGAAGTAAAATTCTCCACAGATTTATTAGTAATACTGATGTTACAAAAGAGCAAGCAAAGAAATGTCTATACATGCTGATATGGATTGATTACTAAAAACGAAGAAAAAATGAGATGCTATTCATGCAAGACAAAGACACCATCAGGTTTTAACACAGCTTATCCAAAGCGCAGAAACAGCAGATAATACCTCCTCCTTGCTGTAGATGTGTGCGCCAGGTTGTTGATAGGAGCCTGATCCACGCGTGTACTCTAAAATCCAGCTCTTAGACAAAAACTACTTAATAGCACAATGCAGATGCGTAGTATCTGTCCTTTGCTTCAGTTCAGCTCTCAAATAAAGAGGGTTGCAAAGAGGTGTCAATGCAGAAGAACAAACACGTCTTATATTAACTTTCAAATTCCAACATCTGAGTATACATAAAAGCTATCAAACGAAGCCGAATAAAAATCAATGATATTTACTGTACAGTCACAAATAAAAATCAAGGGTGTTTACTGTCTAACAACAAGACATGTCTGCCCTAAAAACGGCAGATTATTGCATGGTCAAAAAGAAGTTTCGTGGCAAAAACTGAAGAGTCATTTCTCATCGCATCTCTGGGATAGATAAACAGATGGTCAAACTCCAGGCCAAATCTTGGCTTGATCAGAGTTCTTCCCAGTTCTCAGTTACTCACGGTAGTGACATGCCTAAGAAGCATGTGGATCACCTCAGGGGAGATGCTCGCAGCCTGTTGATTTAATTGCTTAATTTTCGTAGAAGTTTCTTGCTCAAGGCGCTTGACGTTTGCACCGGAATCCCCGCTACTCTAGAAAAAAGAGCAGATAGGTTAGGACCAATGTAGCTCCTCTAATTCTATGAAAATAATAATTGGGTAAAAATGAAGCATACCTCTGCAACCTTCCTCTGAAAGTCAGCCTCCATCTGAGCACGATATTCAGCTATCTCCCTCTCAGCCTCCTCTTTAGCCTGCCTAAGCCTCGCTGACTTAGCTGCCAAGTAGTAGTCAACATGTGATCAGTTTCAAACCAATCATTTTGCATGTCAGTTCTATAGGCAGCATAGCAAGAATGGTAAGAAATATATCAGTGACAGAGATTACTAATTAGCAGGTTTTTTTGCAAATTTTAAAGCAAAAGCTGAAATGGCTTCTAAAAAGCTGTGCATTTCACTGCATTGTCCAGATTGTTGTTTTGTAGATCCAAGGAATTGAAATTTGGTGTGATACAGCAGCGTGTAATAAAGAAATATATAGTATTTAAGGATCAAATGAGATACATAGTCATAGATCACCACACCAAAAAAACCATCTGAGTTTGGTGAAAATGAGCATAAGTATACCAAAACCAATACCATAGAGCTTATTCTGATTCTCAAATGATCACCATTGAGATTATAGTTATTTTAATTTGTATTCTTATAAGAGTTATCTTAATTTCAAAGAAAACTTTTGGTAGACATGGAAATCTTGTGTTGTTAATTGCTCTAAATTGGTAACCGTATTTAACAAAATAATGAAAACAGATGAAGGTGCTCTATGCAAATATTGACAGAGACTTTTCTTTGAAGTTTTAGAGCAAGAATGGGTGAAAACATGTTTGTTCCAGGGATCACCAATTAGAAcatttttgaaattttaaaacaaaAGCTAAAAATGGCTACTAAAAAGCTGGGTATTTTATTGCATAGTCCAGACTGTACTTTGGTAGATTCAAAtaattgaagtttggtgtgaaacaGCAGCGAGGACCAAACTAAATATGTAGTCATGAATCTCAACAACGAAAAACATCTGAGTTTGGTCAAAATGAGCGCAAGAATTCCGAAATCAATACCATAGAACTTATTCCCATTCCGAAATGGTCACCATTGAGATTAGAGTTATCTTCTACGGCAAAAATATAGATTAGAATTATCTTAATTTGCATTCTCCAAAGAGTTATATTAATTTGAAAGACAACTTTCGGTAGACATGGAAATCTTGTGTTGTTAATTGCTCTAAATTGGTAACCATATTTAATAAAATGATGAAAACAGATGAAGGTGCCCTATGCAGATATTGACAGAGTTTTTGAAAAGTTTTAAAGAAAGAATGGGTATAAACATGTTTGTGCCAGCGATTAGCAATTAGCACTTAAAAAAAATCTAAAGCTAAAAATGGCTTCTAAAAATCTATGTATTTCACTGCATAGTCCAGAtaattgaagtttggtgtgaaacaGCAGCGGGGACCAAACAAAATATGTAGACATGGATCACAACAACGAAAAACATGTGATTATGTGAGTTTTGTCAAAATGAGCACAAGTATACCAAAATCAATACCATAAACTTATTCCAATTCTAAATTGATCACCATTTGAAAATAAAATGATGAAACTAGATACGTAGTAATGCTGGCagtggaaaaaatgaaaaaataagaTACAGTTAGTAGTAATGCTGGTAAACACATTAAACATATAGCATACTGCATAAGATTTTGCTCCACCAGTGGTGTACTGTGCTCAACTCACTATACTAACAAAATCGATAAAATAATTACCGGTCCTAGCAGCATTCACTATTTGTTGAGCTTCCTGCTCTGCAGCTAATAATTGCTGAATTCCCCCTTGGCGTCTGTTAGCATCCATCTCCCTTCTGCTACAGGCATGATGGACAAGGATTCAGATAAAAGACCCTAAACATATCATTGTACACAAGGGCACATAAAGAAGGCCAAGATAAATATGACAAGTTCTAAACAGATAGATCCGTACAAGCTTTACATCATATAAAGGCCAGACTCTCTAATATAGTATTGTATGCAGTACATCTTATCAGTGTTAGAATACATGTATACCGTATATGACTCTGGGTACGGTGTAGTACACCGACCTAGGTCATACCCTTGTAATGCTCCGGCTGGGGCTTTTCCAGCCTATATAAACATGCAACCCGGGACCCAAAAGGTACACCGGTTAAACCCTAAATTTTCACAATCAgcataaagagaatatattaaatCAAGCAATATATAAGCCTGTAAGGAGAAGGTATAGAAAACCACAGGGGGTGCTATTTATCTAATGTGATATTCCCCAGGGATAACTTTTGGACCAATACGCACGACTGGCGTATCATATCACAATTAACTTTATATTCATCGCTAATTTGTATTCAGAAGCATCCGTCTGTACTTTGATTTCAGAGGTATATAAGAAGTCAGCATTCAATGGCTtaggcatcttgttgtatctgagAGGGTTTGCTGCTTTCTGCATTTTTGGGGCCTGGTTTTCTATAATTGAGTTTGCTTACTGGTATCTTGTTTGTGGAAAGACCAAAGCTGAGATTGAGTTGTTTCCCCTAAAGCTTCATACAAAGGCAGCAGCTCTCCTGTACTGCATTTGGAAAGGGCCGCACTTTGGCTTGGAGTTAAGAATTCAGAGGATCCTATCTCTATGCATGCGCACCAAAAAACTAGTTTTAATCCAAATCTTCCATCTATAAGTTCCAAAACAATCGCCACAATTGTAAATTTAAGCCTATTTTCACCAGAAATACATGCGATTAAACCAGAAATTGTTGTTTTATGTTCGGCTAAAGAGAGTGGAAACAGAAATCTACAGCTGCCAGTGCGAGGCAACAATCGTCATGACTCGTGCGATCCACAAATGACCGCATTGGAAAGATAAGATCGGGCAGATGCAATTCTGTTCGATCGTCCTTCCTTCTTGAGATGCGACGCAAAAAGAATCGGATCAAGATGCGGCCCGCTGGGAGTCACGGGGAGCTCCGGATTTGCATCGATTGAAAGAGAGAGCGAGAAGGGAAACTTGTCCGTGGAGTGGAGCCGAAAGGGATCGTACCTGCACGGTTGGACGCTTGACGATTCCACACAATGAGGATCTTGAGATGGAATTGCAGGAACCGATCTGTGGCTGGCGACGAGGGGTAGGTCCGAAGGTACACGAAGCTGACCCGTGACCTGTTCGAGGCAATGATCCTGTGGGCTTGATGGATTCAGGTGTGGCAGTTATCACGGTATTATTATTACTTTTTTTCACGACTTCCTATATTGTTTCTTGTGGAGTCTCTCGATATGGTAGATGCTCATCATATTGTAAAAAAGATGGTCAAACTAGAAAACATATATATATACCTTATATTTTTGTAATGAAGAGAGTAGAATGAATGCGTCTCTAAGTTCAAAGAAATTTGTGGCGCAGTCATTGTGTTTCTCTGTCATTGCGTCTCTAAGTTAGTTTTATGTTTGTATGTCTCTACTAGTGGTGTCTGCGATGAAGGTGGCATAAGAGGAAACTATTTTGGACTTCCAATCTTCTCTTTCTAAATAGCCGACCCCATTTTCTTGCCCTCCTGTGAAGCCACGTCAACACAATTTGAGCAGCCCGTTGCGGATGGTTGCCTCCACCTTTCGCCTTCTCCACTACGACCTCCCTCTTCATCTCCACTAATGCATTGCATTGATTGATTCGTTCTTTTATCTTCATCTCCACCAAACTGTAGTAACCGATGCCACAACTATATATCTTCTTCTCTCCCCTTTGAGCATTGGACCCGCTTTGTCAACATCGTCTCCGCCATAGCTGTGAGGCAGTGCCCCTGTTGTGATCTGAATCCCCAtcggtgagtcattcccgtcacaTTCTCTAAAATCTCCCCACTTAGGTATCTGAATTAACAGATTTTAGCTCAGCCGAACAGATTTCATCGCATGTGCCATCCAAGCTCATCGCCGGGGGCTACGCGGTTGCTGGACGAAATTAATCTTCAGCCCTTGCCGGCGCTGGCGCTCCACTTCAACCCGCTCGCCAAATCAGGCCAGTACAAATTTCCCCCAATCGTCACATACTGAATTTCCTGTTGATTGTTTTTTTCCTGTCTCGGTTCAGTGTGCCGATTTAGATGATTTCGTATACCCCTGTTGGATCTCTGAATTCACAGGTACACATGTTGTTATACATTCTTGGGTGCAATGACACAATTAGATTTATATGCTACATGCAGAATTAAGAAGTGCATTAGAAAGCAGTACAATGATCTGCATGTTTATATTTGAGATAATCGTACAAATAACCATTGTCCGTATAAATTGCATCTTCTGGTCACCTTGAAATCATCAAAACCCCTGACTGTTGGATCTCTGAATTCACAGATACACATGCTGTTGTACATTTTTGGGTGCAATGGCACAATTAGATTTATATGCTACATGCAGAATTAAGAAGTACACTACAAAGCAGTACAATGATCTGCAGGTTTATATTTGAGATAATCTTACAAATAACCATTGTCCATATAAATTGTATCTCCTGGTCACCTTGAAAACATCAAACCCTTGAGAACGACCTTCTGTCCGACATATTTGTAAGGATGAGCACTGAAGAAGATTCAAGATATACCTTATTTTTCTACTTACTGAATATTCATGTCTTCCAGAAGTGATCGGCAGAAGGAGGGCTAAAAGAGCAATCACGTCAGACCAGGTCCAGCATCCCCTGTGTATCACTGATTTCTCCTAGGTGATGGGTGTATCCTTTGCTACTTTtcaatactgtattagtacaatcgTTCATGGATAAGAGGGCTAGATGGGAAATATTTTGATATGTGATCAGAACATTTTTTTCCCGCATGTCGTCGAGGCCTCCTGAATCTCTCTGGCCACCGTATCGTTCTGTACTTCTGCTGTCACCGATTCATGCGCTGAGGATGGCCACGGCAATATATTTCATTTAGTAAAGGTTCTCTTTGGTCTGATCTGTGTTGTCGATCTCTGATAACctgttctccctctctttttttttCCCTTGCCAAATATTTCCGTGTAAACTGTCCTGAATGAAGATGAATGTCCTCCTTGCTGTTGGTTGTCTTCATAAATCTACTTAACATGCATTGCTTACTTGATGCATGA includes the following:
- the LOC127306535 gene encoding probable tocopherol O-methyltransferase, chloroplastic, whose translation is MANSAALLHSLLPSTASTPRLRHRASPAPPAGLFCRRRPTFPAGPMATAAVADASAPPGLNEGIAGLYDESSGLWESIWGEHMHHGFYDAGQAADMSDHRRAQIRMVEEALAFAAVPDDPANKPKMIVDVGCGIGGSSRYLANKYGAQCRGITLSPVQAERGNALAAAQGLSDKASFQVADALDQPFPDGQFDLVWSMESGEHMPNKKKFVGELARVAAPGAPIIIVTWCHRNLALSEDSLKPDELNLLKKICDAYYLPDWCSPNDYVKIAESLSLEDIKTADWSENVAPFWPAVIQSALTWKGFTSLLRSGWKTIKGALVMPLMIQGYKKGLIKFTIITCRKPQTAIEGEETPIASPA
- the LOC127306536 gene encoding V-type proton ATPase subunit G1: MDANRRQGGIQQLLAAEQEAQQIVNAARTAKSARLRQAKEEAEREIAEYRAQMEADFQRKVAESSGDSGANVKRLEQETSTKIKQLNQQAASISPEVIHMLLRHVTTVSN